The genomic segment AGtctctgatttcttcttctgttaCCAGGTCCACAGAACTCTACTTTTAAAGGGTTTATGTGATTGAGTCAAGCCCACTCAGATAATCTCTTCTTAAAATCAACTGTGCCATATGACATACCTCAAGCACGGGAGAGTAACCCCTCATAGTCACAGTGCCAGGGTAATGTAGAGTGTGCATACCAGGATGGGGAGGAGGTCTTGGGAGCCATCCTGGCACACTGCCTAACACAGAGACATATTCTTATGCTACCCTGAACTGCCTCTTCGCATGTGATTCAGAGTAAACTCAAAGAGCCCCTGGCATAACCTTGCTAGGTATACCCGTGAAACTATTTTTGTAAACAGGTCTGCTAAAAGTATAAATGTTCCGGACAGACCTACATGATCTTACATCTCTCATGcaatcttcctcttctctctacCTAGTTCATTTCACTTTATGCAAATTGCCTCTCAAAGGAGTCTAGTTTGCCCTACTTCAAGGCATTTGTGCTTTttgtccctctgcctggcacattCTTGCCCCAGATAGCTGCATGGCTCCTGCCCTCATCTTTCACATCTttaatgacaaattattttttaagaaggcTTTCTTTCCCAATCTATCTATAAGTTCAATACTTTCCATTGGTCATGGTGCAGCTCCCACCTGTGCTTTACATATTCTCTCTAAGAATTATTGTTATGTAACATACTTTTTTGATAAATTGATTATTTTCCCTAATCTCCTATTATAATACAATCTTCAGGAAGACAGGgatttttgtatgctttgttcACTTACCTTGAAATATGCTTTCCAGTACCTGGAAAATGTTACGCATATATTAtccacttagtaaatatttagtaaatatttgatcTGTCGAGTGGATAAATTAGGTCTACATTTGTTTAGGGTCTGTGTCCTTCCTCCACTAAAATGTTAGCCTTGTGGGGATaggagatttgtttttcttttcactgctTTGTTTCCCAGACAAGTAGGTAAAAGTTCtctactatttgttgaatgaatgcatgggaATTCACTTGAATttggggaaaatggaaaaaagaagctTGACTCAGGTGTGAATCTAGGTTCTTGACTTGGATAACTTGTAATTTTTGAAGGTCTTTACCAAGATAGGAGTTTTagggaagaggaaaaatgttAGGTGGTGGGTGACGgtaagacagttttttttttttaaacatttttcacatACTGAATTTGAAATAAGCTTCAAAGCAAATAAGTGTGCaggtaaaggaaagaaagaaaggagttgGAGACATCACTGCCGAATCGTTACTGTTTACTCTGTGAAGAGTTCAGTTGGGTCAGAGAGAAAGAACGGGAGAAAAAGAAGGTGATCTAATAGAAAGGAGAATATGTAGCGTAACTGTGGGGAATGAAGCAGGGAACTAACCTGGGGAACAAGGATGGGTTTATGAGCAGTGTTGTGGGCTCAGTTGGGGTTGGAGGCAACAGACTTGTTTTGCGTTCAATCCTCAGAGttttatgaatttcatttttttcagctaTGTAGAGTAGATTCAGTATATTCAGTATAATTTGCTAATACATTTCACAACTTATGTTCactaatatgattttttttcctttaaatgcaaggtgtctctgtgtgtatgagGACATTCATAGTAGTTTTATTCAcgatgtgtatgtgtatgtatgaaaCAATTATTTTAGCCAGTGCTAAGACATATAAAGCCCTCCAATGTTAAGTCTAGTCATTAATATGAAAGTTTCAACAAATACTATGGATTGTATGAAGGAAAAGTAATAACCAAAGAAATGTAACTTGGAAAGCTATACTATTGACATTCCTTGAAGCAGGGAGCAGAAAGTTGTTTTAGTCACTGGTGGATGATCAAGGTATATCCCAGTGTTTGGACTATATTAGGCACCAAGGCAATGTTTCTAGAAGAAACATTTACAAACTGATTAGACACAATACAAACCTAAAGAGAGATGTGTGCTTTTGGCCTGGCCATAACTGGCAAATCTAAGCCCCACTGATATTTTGAGGGGAAAGAtcaatatagaataaaaaataatgaaaactattaaaatagagaatattGATAGAAGAGAAAACAAGTTTTCAAGAGGAGAAGGATGAAGCAGCAAGAGAAGTTTctgattaaagaaaacaaattatttaaaagtatcaaGAAATGACAATGGAAAAGCAATATGGTCTTGAGGGGAGAAAGAGGTAGAAACACAGTAGATATTTAGCTAAAGAACAACTCAATCTTCCAACTAGTCAACATCTCATGAGTATTGTATAAACAATACCATGAGTAAGACAACTGTCCAGACCCCTAAGTAGAAGTCGTTGttcatttaatttactttattttcagtTCACTTTTTCATACACAATTTACCATTATATATTACTTGTATACCACAATTTAGCCTCCACGAAGTTCATGGgctagttttccttttttacattGACTATATTGGTGCctgaaatataataattattcagtaaatgtgtattgaattaataaatgaatgaagggaaTCACCACTAAAAGTATGTGCAGGCTGCTTTGAGCAGGCTAACAACTCCCATAGACATTTCTAAGTGGCAGTACTATATTAATAGACACTCATGATGAGGTTCCTAACAAATCAAGAAAAGTTAAATTATCAGCAGCATGATCTGTTTTATTAAGGCTACTAAAGtagatgtaaaaagaaaatagttaaaatatgtatttttaatttctttaaaaaagaaattgtgtttgtttttcttaaatagtttaagtgtttttttccctttcttttcttttttttttttaagagatggggtctcactatgttgcatggactggactcaaactcctgggttcaagcaatcttcctgcctatctcccaaatagctaggactgcaggcatgccCCATTGCACCTagcttgtttaaaatttaaatactatcTCTGAAGTCATATTCCTTCTGAAGGCCAAAGTACTTTAATGTTATCTGCAAGTAGAGACAGTATTGCATAGCATATTAAAAAACAGGCTCTTGAGCCAGAAAACtaggtttttataaaatttattttttatttgtatgtattaacATTGAGTGCAAGTGcagttttgctacattgatacattgcactgtggtgaagtcagagccTTCAGTGCATCTGTCACTGGAGCAATGCACATtatacccaccaagcaacctcccatcatctACCATCCTCCCACCCCTGTCACCCCTCCGAGTCTCCACTctccatcattccacactctgcttccatgtgtatGCATTATTTAGCTCACACTTATAAGTAAggacatgtggtatttgtctttctgtgtctgagttatttcacttagaataatggcctctagttccatccataaTGCtacaaaagacataatttcatattGTTAACAGCTCAATTgcattccattatgtatatataccactttttcttttttttttttttttttttgagacagagtctcactctgttgcccaggctagagtgagtgccgtggcgtcagcctagctcacagcaacctcaaactcctgggctcaagcaatcctcctgtctcagcctcccgagtagctgggactacaggcatgcaccaccatgcccagctaatttttttctatatatatttttagctgtccatataatttctttctatttttagtagagatggggtctcgctcttgctcaggctggtctcgaactcctgagctcaaacgatccgcccacctcggcctcccagagtgctaggattacaggcgtgagccaccgcgcccggcctataccaCTTTTTCTTTATGCAATCTTCGTGGAtggacactcaggttgattctatatctttgctattgttagtagtgctgcagtaaacatatgAAGCAAGcatgttttatatattgatttcttttcctttgggtagacacccactagtgggattgctgaatcttatggtagttctatttttagattttgaaaaatcctcatgctgttttctgtagagattgcactaatgtacattcccaccaacagtgtgtaaaagttaccttttcttcacatcctcaccaacatgtgttattttttgtctttttaataatagccattctgattgatatgatgtctcactgtggttttaatttgcatttctctgatgattagtgatgttgaacattttttcatatgctcattggccatttgtatgtcttctgttaATTATCCCTGTGTGCTGATGATTATGATCTTTTATctaaaaaaccctaaaaactcttccaaaataCTCTTATATTagataaatgaatttaataaagtttcaggatacaaaatcaatgtacagataTCAATAGAATTTCTATATAATAATGATCTACCTGAGAACCAAATCCAGAAGGCAatcttatttacaatagctacaaaaatatatatataggaatatatttaactaaggtgaaagatctttacaaggaAAACTCcaaaacactggtgaaagaaattatagatgacacaaacaaatggaaaattatcccatgctcatggatcagaagaattaatatctcTAAAATGACCACATagtccaaagcaatctacaggttTAATGCcatccttatcaaaataccaacatcatttttgttGACTtggaaaaaacaatcttaaagtccatatggaatcaaaaagagcccaaagagccaaagcaatcttaagggGAAAAAACCTGGGCATTTATGTTGCCTGACTTTAAATTATGCTACAAGTTGATcataacccaaacagcatggtactggtgtaaacgtagacatatagatcaatggaacagaatagacaatctggaaataaagccaaatacctacaaccaactgatcttcaacaaagcaaacaaaaccataTGCTGAGGAAAAGACACCCTGCTCAATAAAtaaaggattattgtgagtttGAGTTTAATACTCATAAAGGGCCTGAGATAGTGCCTGGCCTGTATTAATCACTCAGTAAATATATACTATCtctgttactttaaaaatcaaaagtagaaattttatattttatattttatattttataggtgaagTCAATAATTATCCTATCCAGCTCTTTGCCAATCTATGTATCATTTACATGCATGCTCTCCATGGAGAATGATCtcccaaatttctttttctgaattacCAATGAAACTACTCAGTGCtaagttttaaattcttttaagttCTTGCATTCATTTTGCAGTTCTTGGGGGCACATTAATGAGGAAAGTAAAGCTTATGTATTACCACCTTATCAAATTTTCTGTTGCCCACAATCTTTTGAGGTGAAAGACATTTTGAGGGAACTGGATCTTTTCCCTTACCCCTTGAAGTTTCTGTTTGGTTGGTTGATATTTCCACAGTTGTTTCACAACCACAGAATAAGGGTGACTTTTATGtgaatacattttgtaaaatatataataactaaagaaaataataaagaatcatTACAAGAGTAAGAGGAGTTTCTAATACTGGTATTTGGTAAAATCTTGAAATATGAATGCACTAGTATCTCAGAAAGACAAAAGACTGTAGAGAGTGTTTTTTCAACAGCACGAGTTCTAGAGTGCTTAGGAAAGAGCCTAATATTTTCAGCATTGGTGGGAGGCTATTTGGGGCAGATGACTTGATGTTTCATGTAGCACAGTTTAGGGTTACAGATTGATTTTGCTTTTAGGAATCAAATAAAGCAGAGACACATAGGAGGAAATTCCTAAGTTGGATTATGTGGCATTCCCTATTATTGACAATAATCAATAATATCTTCCCTATTGGGCAAAAAAAATCTGGCTTTATCTGGATCATGACAAGTGCTAAAAATaatagtattgttatttttaatttaccttaaattttaatgaaactaAATTCTTATAACTGAAGCAGATTTAAATAGGGCAGTAATTTCCCATTAATAATTTCCTTCAATTTGCAGATTGCAAAGCACCATCAATATGGAAATGTGTAAGTACCTAATTACATTGCACTCAATAAACTGGCAAGGGAAACAAGTTTAATAAGTATAAACAAAGTTCAAAAATCATCTATACTCTTtataatattcaattattttgactttttaaaagcagaagtATCTGAGCATGCCTATTAACTGATTTTATGTCACTTGTGTTTATTTAGAATGATGGTATGAATAAACCATGGCATAAACAGAAATATAAGGCAGCTGGACATTGTGAGAGAAGAAGCTCCCTAACCTACAatcatttctttaatttcaaatttacctACTGAACTAAGGCCaagaatgaaatacttaggttTTAGTCCTACCTACCACTAAAGATCATAGTTGCATAGTTCTGCTTGTCTCTCTGAATCACAGTTTTATCATTGGTAAAAGGCAGGACATTGAAATGCAGTATGTCTTGAGTCTCTTTAATTCTGTAATTATATGGTCCTATGATAGGAAGGACTTTAGAATCtggaataaaaataagtttatgatCACAGATCTATTTATAAGAGATTAGCAGGAGCTTTCTCTATGCAATCTTCAATGGTACATCCCAAGCAGGCTGACATTATATGATGAATGATGCTTGAGAAATTCCTTTGACATCGATTTGTggctctttaaaaaattgaatatcaTCATTGCACTACCAAATGCAGTTCTCATCTGACTTTAAAAGTACATTGTATTAAGACATATATCATAGTTGATTGCCATTTTTTTATAGGCTTGCATTTCAGGGAACAATTATGGTTCAACTTATGTGAATTCTCGGCAGAATTAAGACAACACCCTTGGCCTAGAAAAGATTCAGCAGTTATGGAATGTCAAAGCAAAGAGTGTAATTAGAGGGCAAACGCAATGTCATGTGCTGCGTTATGAAGAATACTTGAAGCTATAGAGATTTGTTTATGGAGTTTGAAACTCAGAAACTCACACATGTATGGGGATTATAAccacaataacattttattagagGCAAAACATTTTTGTAGGAATCTAAATGgagcagaaaataaaacatgtggcataatttttaaataactagttTCATATACTAGTGGGAGACTTGGCTCGGTGTTATGAAACGAAATAGTTGGCATAGTTTTCAAGTACTACGTTCTAGTGGATGACATTTAGAGGTGTGGCTTTCCACATCCGTCAGAGTGTATATAAATGTCCCTGTGCAGTCACACTCGCAGAACTGACCTACAACACCAGACCAAACTCACCACTCCTGACACCATGAGCTACTACGGCAGCTACTACGGAGGCCTGGGCTACGGCTGTGGAGGCTTCGGTGGCCTGGGCTATGGCTACGGCTGTGGATGTGGCTTCCGCAGACTGGGCTACGGCTGTGGCTACGGAGGCTACGGGTTCGGCTCTGGGTACGGAGGCTACGGATACGGCTGCTGCCGCCCATCCTGCTATGGAAGATGCTGGTCTTCTGGCTTCTATTGAATAAATGCTTGAACATTTACAGTTCGTGGATTTAGACTTCCATGACACCCTGATTCTTCTAGAAAACTTTATTCcgtgatcttcctgcttctttcATCCTGTCTTGATAATTGAACCGCTATTTGGATCACCTCGTTTCTAACAATTGTGTGAAGAAAACTTGAGGGACTAATGTAGGCATTTGGTTAGTGGCATTTTTCAGGGATCTGCCCCTATGTTGGATGGAGAGTCATTACAGTGTAGCAAATttgcctttaaatatttgatatctGATAATAAACTTTTTCTGATGTAGTAAAAGTGTTTTGAGCTTGGATCCTTTTATCAAATACATGTGCTGTGATGTATTAATAATCACCAAATatgccaatattttct from the Eulemur rufifrons isolate Redbay chromosome 7, OSU_ERuf_1, whole genome shotgun sequence genome contains:
- the LOC138386130 gene encoding keratin-associated protein 19-7-like yields the protein MSYYGSYYGGLGYGCGGFGGLGYGYGCGCGFRRLGYGCGYGGYGFGSGYGGYGYGCCRPSCYGRCWSSGFY